One window of the Cataglyphis hispanica isolate Lineage 1 chromosome 13, ULB_Chis1_1.0, whole genome shotgun sequence genome contains the following:
- the LOC126854301 gene encoding titin homolog isoform X1, whose protein sequence is MEMESLENKKAVGRSERDETDYIFRTNEERFQKRREEKRIREDETARLLWEEGQKLRKRQEEEIFRNKERRKEQIRESEWSRRRENESDRFLKNMLETKYKPDKSTAMFFDVDYSREYTSRFDSGISTLSSTSRSYSWRDSLTSLTRTRIDDYWDHKLHDSFMDKYYFDTGSSYRRRKKRENRMIRARSTSLLKYEDYSTGDSDATIVPSTRRIRPFRRTKTEAIPRINLDIYEFPSSYAGFGQTEDLPWDKPKKPSFCTRLTNRIVGIGMRTRLTCTVLGNPEPRVYWTRDGQKLDVSDSRCKTRYENGMAYLELYDALPTDAGIYACVAENTHGISSTESTLSVYSDYKPTHSPPTFVKSIKDTYRYSDQKLILECRVRAHPTPSISWLKDGGRILEGERYEQIYLDDDVYRLEIANPNAADNGRYTCRAVNELHSEEISHMVHIEDWRSTSRYDLKSSDETGSELTRLPRFSNLLKDYNVPAGGTIALQVEVKGTPAPEVRWLRGDRKEPIAISKARTFAERGLHTLIVPEATESERGTYVCRAINAYGQVDTSATVDVISSSTIDGGKPAVFVSRPSKKSIDVTVGEDVSISFRVSGTPKPRVNWMKGLTDITDGPRSYKESIDDYVRLTLKRAVPSDEGTYCILVKNRYGCDRSFFSIKVKQRARSLTPSPDWNSVTERDAGEEHDDDMSYVRNVPGPISSEPVAVDGGKNWLSLTWGKAERRGPAPVIAYKVDAWLLGSDGGARWVELGITPINAFDAFNLRPGGEYKFRVTPRNRYGWGEPVTMTNSVLVSESTDLPEFTKILPGQLKALERTSIKLECEIRGDSKIDVRWYRETTEIDQHSDPRFAIHRNGSKCFLTIANIREDDSGRYVCEANNKIGKVSSFSRVLVVNDPRIIEADIKLRTNLSIEPEDKPPQFTMRIRDRRVQTTYPVRLTCQVIGHPVPEITWYKNEAKISQDDRHIFWDDDSNFHTLEIIHSTLDDSGCYMVTARNVNGSVSCRCNLVVDKGIRAYVAPEFFRGLDAAYTIQSGGELRMSAQLEAYPSVGVVWHRDGIRLRPNRRAVMTLSHDGTVQFSLPNITARDAGVYSCTATNAVGHAETSTRVAVIADAIPDQSSIDGSFNVMSASPDIPYSKEPLFVTKPLSTEAVEGDTVVIFCEVVGDPKPEVIWLRDFLKPDYYKDAPHFRLVGAGPQYRLEIPYAKLNFTGTYSVIARNCHGEAKAVISLQIYAKGQGKEEQTQKSHGKVMTLPIIKRELRDLRCCDGDAVSLECKVYATPEPPFIRWERGGKIIAMTGDFATEFDGETARLSIQHVYPEDEGEYTCVAYNDLGKAYTSACLVVDVPEGKENILSQRLTRPVGLLSSGSTPRSTPRSTPIRSLSPAVSHGREFRSPQVLPRGGTSSKRPKVCPPKFYAVPHNRLVQEGETVRFQCAVIGHPTPWVRWDKNGSIVTPSARISIKERDDVKILEIVDVMREDAALYRVTAENDFGRIEASARLEVISRYESTSRTIRTRSASPRTYPSFDRSLLSTTSRISERLQLECRIRGTPSVTPTWYRNGRPLERSARIKRYFDSTTARIEISKVKASDAGEYTCVATNVLGSTRSTCEVTILDPRDSSIADKDAPRFLRLLPEESIVMENHCHEFQTGITGTPPFAITWSKDGRELPDNDYYKYVIYGDGGIALRLSEVRPQDAGEYTCVVRNDFGVASCSSLFAVQDYKDVPKLALQFTKTPLSVIGVKGATACFCVRTQCEKTVELTWTINGKDARENTKCKIERDGNVSILRIRDICSRDTGEIRCTASVNGKGPSISCVANLRLQRSLDDRSSPPVVAMTKPEDIQSHAQAKLSLTNINNTGMPEKITELSSLKHRRRREESPTRIRSSSFPRRIVSYAKNVSPLPARKCVLNKASADIEKSRFGSDLSRQRITKKNLDNNVEISNDRKLSSSLNETNETDISMNLLSPKKTEVNLDTNIVSNEERAETLLEELMKATIVKDPADVTVFKGNSAVVRITYQGRPEPTIKWLRVNRELQPDEKIKIISGNGTSCLTIDNVTYDHAGKYEVSVENLLGKERRFFSLAVEGPPEPVADKPSVNLSTGQATIVWRSPPYDGGRTVIGYTVEAKHTGESPWTVIAESCHSLSYTVLSAETNSVTPGESYRFRVRAENIHGLSNPSMESDPVRIPKQGETMLQEEDEDEFEPSFAARTVEPEEGKLFGERYNVLEELGKGRYGIVKKVIEQATGMSFAAKFVKTIKAKDREQVREEIKIMNALRHPKLLLLAAAYESPRETILITEYISGGELFERVVADDFTLTERDSILFMRQICQGVEYMHKNKIVHLDLKPENIMCRTRTSHQIKLIDFGLAQTLKSDTPIRVLFGTPEFIPPEIISYEPIGTESDMWSVGVICYVLLTGLSPFMGDNDAETFANITRADYDLEDEAFDAISNNAKDFISGLLIKRKELRMSATQCLEHPWIAQHITTMSRIVLPTEKLKKFIIRRKWQKTGNAIRALGRMAILSAHNRRSPTATAESSPTLEQRFEMQYSDDRLKSIRTAIDEDTVCVVTSVKENSAEAEPWTHPTCVTEKNTEIQKTPTKEESSMSDLSNQIEKKTSKLHIELIPKIQDITTRLEILTSKENGKSDKEFIEKSYQRDTIPKSQTLHRVFRGDSRDSGIGDCGSSQMTSSLQIDELEIESTILEEVDHETHNRENKRTLRKEENQQNSTEGMLAKLTQDKKNPLSYNTGIITSNDKVATKSDVTKASCETNPVRKVADENTNARILSGRNRDKFLPTGNVSRTAKIFERESGTSKSDNSQIPQRACPALVTAKPHNERIQKAFAFWNK, encoded by the exons ATGGAAATGGAAagcttagaaaataaaaaagccgTGGGACGATCCGAAAGAGATGAaactgattatatatttagaacaaACGAGGAAAGGTTTcagaaaagaagagaggaaaagagaatcAGAGAAGACGAAACTGCTAGATTATTATGGGAAGAAGgacaaaaattacgaaaaagaCAAGAGGAAGAAATATTCaggaataaagaaagaagaaaggagcAAATAAGAGAAAGCGAATGGTCCAGAAGACGTGAAAACGAATCCGATCGCTTCCTTAAAAACATGTTGGAAACCAAATACAAGCCCGACAAATCGACCGCAATGTTTTTCGACGTCGATTATTCGCGAGAGTATACTTCACGATTTGATTCTGGTATTTCGACGCTTTCTAGCACTTCCAGATCGTACAGCTGGAGAGATTCTTTAACGTCATTAACTAGAACAAGAATCGACGACTACTGGGATCATAAATTACACGACTCTTTTatggataaatattatttcgacaCAGGATCGTCGTACAGAAGGcgcaagaaaagagaaaaccgTATGATTCGCGCGAGATCGACGAGTTTGCTGAAATACGAAGACTATTCAACCGGAGATAGTGATGCTACCATTGTACCTAGCACTCGACGTATTCGACCCTTCCGACGCACAAAAACGGAAGCTATCCCACGTATCAATCTCGACATTTACGAATTTCCTTCTAGCTACGCTGGCTTCGGTCAAACTGAA GATCTTCCGTGGGACAAACCAAAAAAGCCATCGTTTTGCACGAGACTGACGAACAGAATCGTAGGAATTGGCATGAGAACAAGATTGACCTGCACCGTTCTTGGTAATCCGGAACCGCGCGTCTACTGGACTAGAGATGGCCAAAAGTTAGATGTATCAGATAGTCGGTGCAAAACGCGATACGAGAACGGTATGGCTTATCTGGAATTATACGACGCACTTCCCACAGACGCCGGAATATATGCGTGCGTAGCTGAGAATACACACGGCATTTCGAGCACCGAATCCACCTTGAGCGTTTACTCCGATTATAAACCTACGCATTCGCCTCCAACATTTGTAAAATCGATTAAAG ACACTTACCGATATTCCGATCAGAAGCTCATCTTGGAATGTCGTGTACGAGCACATCCGACTCCTTCGATTTCTTGGTTGAAAGACGGGGGGCGGATTCTTGAGGGCGAGCGTTACGAGCAGATCTATCTCGACGATGATGTGTATCGATTAGAGATAGCGAATCCTAATGCCGCAGATAATGGACGATACACGTGTCGTGCGGTAAACGAGCTGCACAGCGAGGAAATATCTCATATGGTTCACATCGAAG atTGGCGATCCACGAGCCGATACGATCTAAAATCGAGCGATGAAACTGGATCAGAATTAACGCGACTACCACGATTCTCCAATCTATTAAAGGATTACAACGTGCCCGCTGGGGGCACCATTGCTCTTCAAGTAGAAGTTAAAG GTACACCAGCTCCGGAAGTAAGATGGTTACGCGGTGATCGGAAGGAGCCGATAGCCATATCGAAGGCGAGAACCTTCGCCGAGCGTGGACTTCACACATTAATTGTACCCGAGGCGACAGAATCGGAAAGAGGCACATACGTGTGTAGAGCGATCAATGCTTACGGACAAGTGGACACGTCGGCGACAGTAGACGTAATATCATCGAGCACTATCGATGGCGGAAAACCGGCGGTGTTCGTCTCGAGACCGTCCAAAAAATCGATTGACGTGACAGTCGGTGAAGACGTCAGTATATCCTTCCGAGTCAGCGGTACCCCTAAGCCACGag TAAACTGGATGAAAGGATTAACGGACATCACGGACGGACCGAGATCGTACAAGGAGAGTATTGATGATTATGTCAGATTAACGTTAAAAAGAGCCGTACCTTCTGATGAAGGTACCTATTGCATTCTTGTTAAGAATAGATATGGCTGCGACAGAAGCTTCTTCTCGATCAAG GTGAAGCAACGCGCTAGGTCATTGACCCCATCGCCAGATTGGAATTCCGTTACCGAGCGTGACGCAGGCGAAGAGCACGATGATGACATGTCATATGTGAGAA ACGTACCTGGTCCGATTAGTAGCGAGCCCGTCGCCGTTGATGGCGGAAAGAATTGGTTGTCGCTGACTTGGGGTAAAGCAGAGAGAAGAGGACCAGCTCCGGTAATCGCTTATAAAGTCGACGCTTGGCTTCTTGGAAGTGACGGAGGTGCACGATGGGTAGAG CTGGGAATCACGCCGATCAACGCGTTCGACGCGTTCAATTTGCGACCGGGTGGAGAGTACAAGTTCCGCGTAACCCCGCGAAATCGTTACGGATGGGGCGAACCGGTTACCATGACGAATTCAGTTTTAGTGAGCGAAAGTACAGATCTTCCGGAATTCACGAAAATCTTACCGGGTCAATTGAAAGCTCTCGAGAGAACGTCGATAAAATTGGAATGTGAG ATTCGCGGTGATTCCAAGATAGATGTACGATGGTACCGTGAAACAACGGAAATAGATCAGCACAGTGACCCAAGATTCGCGATACATCGCAATGGTTCCAAATGTTTCTTAACAATTGCGAATATCAGAGAGGATGATTCCGGGAGGTATGTTTGCGAGGCAAACAACAAGATCGGTAAAGTATCGTCGTTCTCTAGGGTTCTCGTCGTTAACGATCCAAGAATTATCGAGGCTGATATAAAACTCAGAACAAA TTTGAGCATCGAACCGGAAGATAAACCGCCGCAATTCACCATGAGAATACGGGACAGGCGAGTGCAGACAACTTATCCGGTAAGGCTTACCTGTCAAGTTATTGGGCATCCCGTTCCAGAGATTACATGGTATAAGAATGAAGCAAAGATCTCCCAAGACG ATCGTCATATCTTCTGGGACGACGACTCAAACTTCCACACCCTGGAAATAATTCATTCTACCCTCGACGATTCCGGATGTTACATGGTGACAGCGAGGAATGTAAACGGCTCGGTATCTTGTCGATGTAATCTTGTGGTGGATAAGGGAATTCGAGCTTACGTTGCCCCAGAGTTTTTTCGCGGTCTCGACGCAGCTTACACAATTCAATCTGGCGGGGAGCTGCGAATGTCCGCGCAACTCGAAGCTTATCCGAGTGTTGGTGTCGTCTG gCATCGCGATGGTATTCGACTACGACCTAATAGAAGAGCCGTAATGACATTGAGCCACGACGGTACTGTCCAATTCTCTCTGCCTAACATCACTGCGCGAGATGCCGGAGTTTACAGCTGCACCGCGACGAATGCAGTCGGTCATGCGGAGACATCGACCAGGGTGGCTGTCATCGCGGATGCAATTCCGGATCAATCGTCCATTGATGGATCATTCAACGTTATGAGTGCATCTCCGGATATACC ATATTCCAAGGAGCCACTTTTTGTCACGAAACCATTATCAACCGAAGCAGTTGAGGGAGATACGGTCGTCATATTCTGCGAAGTCGTCGGAGATCCTAAGCCCGAAGTAATATGGCTGCGCGATTTTCTAAAG CCCGATTATTACAAGGACGCGCCTCATTTCCGGCTGGTGGGCGCAGGACCACAATATCGGTTGGAAATACCTTACGCCAAACTCAACTTCACTGGAACGTATTCCGTGATCGCTCGCAACTGTCATGGGGAAGCTAAAGCTGTAATTTCCCTGCAAATTTATGCCAAAG GTCAAGGCAAAGAGGAACAAACACAAAAATCTCACGG AAAAGTGATGACCCTTCCGATTATAAAAAGGGAACTGCGAGATCTCAGGTGCTGCGACGGTGACGCTGTCTCTCTGGAGTGTAAAGTTTACGCCACGCCGGAACCGCCGTTTATTCGTTGGGAACGAGGAGGCAAA ATTATAGCTATGACGGGCGATTTCGCCACCGAGTTCGATGGCGAAACGGCGCGATTAAGTATTCAGCACGTCTATCCAGAGGATGAAGGAGAGTACACGTGTGTGGCTTACAACGACCTTGGGAAAGCGTATACATCGGCGTGCCTAGTTGTGGATG TACCCGAGGGAAAGGAAAATATACTGAGTCAAAGATTGACGAGGCCAGTAGGTCTACTATCGTCAGGATCAACGCCGAGATCGACACCGCGATCCACGCCAATCAGGAGTTTATCACCGGCGGTTTCac ACGGACGCGAATTCAGATCACCGCAAGTTTTGCCGCGAGGCGGCACGTCGTCGAAACGACCGAAGGTTTGCCCACCGAAATTTTACGCGGTGCCGCACAATCGTCTGGTCCAGGAAGGCGAGACTGTACGTTTCCAGTGCGCGGTGATCGGTCATCCCACGCCTTGGGTAAGATGGGACAAGAACGGTAGCATCGTGACACCGAGTGCGAGGATCTCCATCAAGGAACGAGACGATGTTAAGATACTTGAGATTGTTGATGTAATGCGGGAGGATGCCGCTCTCTATAGAGTAACGGCGGAGAACGATTTTGGTCGGATCGAGGCCAGCGCTCGTCTTGAAGTAATAA GTCGATATGAATCGACAAGTCGGACTATCAGGACTAGAAGCGCTTCACCTAGGACTTATCCTTCCTTCGATCGGAGCCTACTGTCAACTACTAGTAGAATAAGCGAACGTTTGCAGCTGGAATGCCGCATAAGAGGAACACCGAGTGTAACGCCGACGTGGTACAG aaaTGGACGACCTTTGGAACGATCTGCTagaataaagagatattttgacAGCACGACGGCTAGAATCGAAATATCGAAAGTAAAGGCCAGTGACGCGGGTGAATATACCTGTGTAGCGACCAATGTCCTTGGATCAACGAGAAGTACTTGTGAG GTAACCATATTAGATCCGCGCGATTCGTCTATTGCGGACAAGGACGCACCGCGATTTCTCCGATTATTGCCGGAAGAGTCGATTGTCATGGAAAATCATTGTCATGAATTTCAGACAGGAATCACag GCACACCTCCTTTCGCGATCACGTGGTCCAAGGACGGTCGCGAGTTACCTgacaatgattattataaatacgttATATATGGAGACGGTGGCATTGCTCTTAGATTATCCGAGGTTCGCCCGCAAGACGCCGGTGAATACACCTGCGTTGTGCGAAATGATTTCGGTGTTGCGTCCTGCAGTAGCCTCTTTGCTGTTCAAG ACTACAAAGACGTTCCCAAATTGGCattacaatttacaaaaacTCCACTATCAGTAATCGGCGTTAAAGGCGCTACCGCTTGTTTCTGTGTTCGAACGCAGTGTGAAAAAACCGTGGAACTTACTTGGACGATTAACGGGAAAGACGCTAGAGAAAATACAAAGTGTAag atCGAAAGAGATGGCAATGTCAGCATTTTGAGAATACGCGACATATGTTCGCGCGATACAGGAGAGATTAGATGCACAGCTTCCGTAAACGGAAAGGGTCCATCCATCAGTTGCGTTGCCAATCTGCGATTACAACGTTCGCTGGACGACAGAAGCTCCCCGCCAGTTGTTGCAATGACAAAGCCCGAAGATATTCAATCTCATGCACAGGCTAAGCTATCGTTAACGAACATTAATAACACAGGCATGCCAGAAAAAATCACGGAGCTATCGTCATTAAAACATCGACGACGACGTGAGGAATCACCGACGCGAATCAGATCGTCTTCGTTTCCACGGCGGATCGTATCTTACGCTAAGAATGTTTCTCCTTTGCCAGCGAGAAAATGCGTTCTTAACAAAGCGTCAGCTGATATTGAGAAATCACGATTTGGAAGCGATCTATCGCGACaaagaattacaaaaaagaatttagatAATAACGTAGAAATTTCGAACGATCGAAAATTGTCATCGTCATTAAACGAGACAAATGAGACGGATATCTCgatgaatttattatcacCAAAGAAAACGGAAGTTAATTTAGATACTAATATCGTATCGAATGAAGAGCGTGCGGAAACACTCCTAGAAGAGTTGATGAAAGCTACGATAGTAAAAGATCCAGCTGACGTTACAGTATTTAAAGGAAACAGCGCAGTAGTCAGAATAACTTATCAAGGACGTCCCGAACCGACAATTAAATGGCTTCGAGTG aatcgCGAACTGCAGCCAGAtgagaagattaaaataatcagcGGGAACGGTACGTCTTGCCTGACAATAGACAATGTGACATATGACCACGCTGGAAAATACGAAGTCTCAGTGGAAAATTTATTGGGCAAGGAACGAAGATTTTTCAGTTTAGCTGTGGAAG GTCCACCCGAGCCAGTCGCGGATAAACCGAGTGTGAACCTTAGCACTGGCCAAGCTACGATCGTTTGGAGATCGCCACCTTACGACGGAGGTCGCACGGTGATCGGATATACGGTGGAAGCGAAACACACCGGTGAAAGCCCGTGGACGGTAATTGCCGAGTCTTGTCATTCGCTGAGTTATACGGTATTGTCAGCTGAAACGAATTCTGTGACACCGGGTGAGAGTTACCGTTTTCGCGTCCGAGCTGAAAATATTCACGGTCTTAGCAATCCTAGCATGGAGTCTGATCCGGTCAGAATCCCGAAACAAGGAGAAACAATGTTGCAAGAGGAAGACGAAG acgaaTTCGAACCGAGCTTTGCAGCTCGTACAGTAGAACCGGAAGAGGGAAAACTTTTCGGCGAAAGATACAATGTTCTTGAAGAGCTAGGAAAAGGGCGATACGGTATAGTTAAAAAGGTCATCGAACAAGCGACGGGCATGAGTTTCGCTGCCAAATTTGTCAAAACAATCAAAGCGAAAGATCGCGAACAGGTGCGCgaagaaatcaaaattatgaacGCATTAAGACATCCTAAACTTCTACTACTGGCTGCTGCTTATGAAAGTCCTCGCGAAACTATACTGATCACGGAATA tatTTCAGGTGGAGAACTATTCGAGAGGGTGGTCGCCGACGATTTTACTTTAACCGAGAGGGACAGTATTCTTTTTATGCGTCAAATTTGTCAGGGAGTCGAATATATGCACAAGAACAAAATTGTACATCTCGATTTAAAA CCCGAAAATATAATGTGCCGTACGCGTACTTCTCATCAGATTAAACTGATCGATTTTGGATTGGCACAGACTTTAAAATCCGATACACCGATCAGAGTGCTTTTTGGCACACCGGAATTTATTCCACCGGAAATCATAAGTTACGAGCCAATCGGCACCGAGTCCGACATGTGGAGCGTCGGTGTAATTTGTTATGTCCT ACTCACCGGTTTGTCGCCGTTCATGGGAGATAACGATGCCGAGACCTTCGCTAACATCACACGGGCAGATTATGATTTAGAAGACGAAGCTTTCGATGCCATATCGAATAACGCCAAGGATTTCATTAGCGGATTACTTATCAAACGAAAAGA ATTACGCATGTCAGCCACACAGTGTTTAGAACATCCTTGGATAGCGCAACACATTACGACAATGAGCAGAATAGTTTTGCCGACTGAAAAACTAAAGAAGTTTATTATACGAAGAAAATGGCAG AAAACAGGCAATGCCATTCGCGCACTGGGAAGAATGGCAATTCTTTCCGCACATAATAGACGCAGTCCCACAGCAACGGCGGAGTCCTCACCTACACTCGAACAACGATTCGAGATGCAATATTCCGATGATAGGCTTAAATCAATCCGCACTGCTATCGATGAAGATACGGTATGTGTCGTGACAAGCGTGAAAGAAAATTCTGCCGAGGCAGAACCATGGACGCATCCCACGTGTGTGACGGAAAAAAATACCGAGATACAAAAGACACCGACGAAGGAAGAAAGTAGCATGAGTGATCTTTCAAATCAGATCGAAAAGAAAACATCTAAATTACATATCGAATTAATTCCAAAAATACAAGACATCACGACGCGTCTGGAAATTTTAACGTCAAAAGAGAACGGGAAAAGTGACAAAGAGTTTATCGAAAAATCTTACCAACGGGACACGATTCCGAAATCGCAAACATTGCACAGGGTATTTCGTGGCGATTCGCGCGATTCCGGAATAGGTGATTGCGGTTCGAGCCAGATGACATCCTCGTTACAAATAGATGAACTAGAAATAGAGTCCACTATCTTAGAAGAAGTAGATCATGAGACTCACAACCGAGAAAATAAACGAACAttgagaaaggaagaaaatcaACAAAATTCTACGGAGGGCATGTTAGCAAAATTAACACAGGATAAAAAGAATCCTCTTTCTTACAATACCGGAATTATTACGAGCAACGACAAGGTAGCTACAAAGAGTGACGTGACTAAAGCTTCGTGTGAAACTAATCCTGTGCGGAAAG TTGCCGATGAGAATACGAACGCAAGGATATTAAGCGGACGCAATCGCGATAAATTCCTTCCAACCGGAAACGTAAGTCGCACGGCCAAGATattcgaaagagagagtggAACATCGAAATCGGATAATTCACAGATTCCGCAACGCGCGTGTCCTGCTTTGGTCACAGCAAAGCCGCACAACGAAAGAATACAGAAAGCTTTTGCGTTttggaataaataa